The genomic segment TCTCTGAACGGTTCACGGCTATGTATGTTCGAAATATGAATTTCGATGACAGGTACATCAACAGACGCGACAGCATCACGCAGAGCGATACTATAATGCGTAAACGCACCTGGATTGAAGACAATACCATCCAAGCCAGCGTCTTCTGCTTCATGGATTCGGTCGATTAAAGCACCTTCCCAGTTAGATTGGAAGAATGATAGTTCAACACCATGTAACAAAGCCACTTTGTCTAATTTACGTTCAACGTCTTCCAATGTTTCTGCGCCATAAATACCCGGCTCTCTCTTTCCGAGCCTGTTAAGATTGGGTCCGTTCAGAATTAGTAACTTCATCGCCACACCATTCCCCTCACCGTTGTCTATCCCATTTTATCATATCGTTCTTTTGTAGCAACTCATTTTACACTTTCAT from the Sporosarcina psychrophila genome contains:
- the aroQ gene encoding type II 3-dehydroquinate dehydratase produces the protein MKLLILNGPNLNRLGKREPGIYGAETLEDVERKLDKVALLHGVELSFFQSNWEGALIDRIHEAEDAGLDGIVFNPGAFTHYSIALRDAVASVDVPVIEIHISNIHSREPFRETSVIAPVCIGQLAGFGTDGYELAFHAFLLRGKGV